The Hydrogenobacter sp. T-2 region TTGAGGTGGTGGACCTGTAGGTGAGCCTCTCTATGCTCTCAAAGCCTCTAAAGGAAGTCTTTCCATGTTTTTGGTAATGCTCAAGTGCGATAAGTGCTGAACCTATAGCTCCTGCCTCGCCTGAATAGGGATGCACGTAGACCTCTGCGTCTGGGACTTTGGACTTTATGAAGTCTATTTGAGCTTTCACCACCGCAAGGTTTCTGTGCGTGCCACCTTGGAGGATAAACTTTTTGCCTACCTGTGAGAGGTTATTTATGTTGCCCGCATAGACCCACACATTGAGAGGAAGCACATAGCAAAGTCCTGCAAGAATCTCCTCCGCCTTCCAACCCTTTCTTTGCTGGTTTACTATATCGCTTTGTAGAAAAACGCCACAGCCCATGGTAAAGCTCGGCATAGCCTTTGCAGAGAAAGCCCTGTCCGCTATTTCAGAAAGTGGGATGCTAAACCTCTCCGCCACTCCCTGCAGAAAGGCACCGTTTCCGGAGGAACATTGAGAGTTTAGCCTAAAGTCCACCACAGAACCTTGACGCAGTATCATAATCTTTACATCCACTCCGCCCACATCGCATATGCAGTCCGCATCTGGGAAAAAGTGAAGACCAGCAACCGCATGAGCGACCGTCTCCACCACCGCCACATCCGCACCGAGAACATCCTTTAATAGGTCTTTACCATATCCCGTAAGTCCCAAAGCAAGAACCTTTCTATCGCCAAGGTATTCTTTTATCTGTCTGAATATGTCCTTTGCATCCTCTATGGGATTTCCCTTGCTTAGGCTGTAGCAGGAAAAGACTATTTCCTTCTCTGGTGTTATGCAGACCGCCTTGGCAGTGGTTGACCCAAAATCACAACCTATGATTATCTCCTTTGCCTTCTTTGGCTGAATTTTGTTTTCCACCACGTAGGAGTATTTCTTCTTAAACTCAAGGAGCTCCTCCTCCAAGGAAACGAGACCTCCCTTACCTTCCCTTAGCTTTTGCTCATATTGACCTTCTTCCACCCACCAGCGAAGCCTTTCTGTGCCTGCGTAAAGCCCGCCTTCTTCCTCAAGGGCTGTGAATATGCACCCCAGCGCAGCGTAATATAGGGAGTTTTCTGGAACAATAACCAGCTTTTCCATCTCCTCCTTGCTAAAGTCCCCTATGCCCCTTTCCTTCCAGAGCCTTTGCAGATGCAGTCTCCAAGCCTGTTGAAGTCCTTTGAAGAAGAGATTAGGACCTCCAAGAAGAAGCACCTTGGGAAGAGGAGTGTTTCCCTTGGTAAGCTGAGCGAGGTTTTGATAGACCACCGCCTCAAAGAGGGAGGCAATTATCTCTTCCTTTGGCACGCCCGCTTTCACCAAAGAGTTCACGTCCGCCTCCGCAAAAATGCCACACTTGGAGCTTATTCTGTGAAGCGTATAGCCCTCGTAGTCCATCTGGGAAAGGACGTCAGAGGAGATGCCTAACTTTCTTGCGGACTTCTCTATAAAAGTTCCAGTCCCACCCGCACACACATTTTGCATATAGACCTGTCTGTTTCTTTTCCCCTCCTGTTCCTTTATAAAGATGGTTTTCATGTCCTCCCCGCCTATCTCGCTTACAAACCTCACATCTGGATGCAGTTTTTCCACCGCAGTGGCAACCGCCACCACCTCCTGCACAAAGCGAGCCCCTATTAGCTCCCCAATAAAACCACCCCCAGAGCCTGTTATGTATACTCTGTCTCTGCCCGGCTTTAGACCGTATCTGCCTTCAAGCCTTAGAAGAAACTCCAAAACCTTCTCAGCTTGTTTTGTGTTGTGCCTTTCGTAAGCCCTGTCAAGTATATTGCCTTTTTCGTCCGTCAGCACATACTTACAAGTGGTGCTACCCACATCTATACCCAGCAAGAGCATAACTATATCCTCCCCATAAGCTTTGCTATATGCATCGCATAATTGCTGGCAGTGCCCGCATATCCGTAGTGTGGGACTTTGTAGGTTGCCCTTCTTAGCTCTGGATGGTCTTCTTCAAAGTTCCTTATATCTTCCACCGTCAAACCAGTCCTTTCCAGAACCTCCTCAAACTCCTCTTTTGCTCTTCTTTTTGCCTCCGTTAATATCATCTGACACCTTGAGTAGGCATGCACCTCCGCATCTCCCTTTATCTCAATAGGTGCATAAAGCAGGTCCGGATAGTCCCCAAGCACCTTTGCCATAGCACCCACCGACATGGTATTAGGCAGACATCCATAAGGAGATAGCTCACATATCATATGTGCCTGCCTATTTAAATAGGCATACAGGGCTTTGCCAATAAGCATATGACCTTCTCCACCCGTTAGCCTGTAGTGGAAGTATGGTCTTGCCAATTCTTTGAGTTTCCTTTGGTCTGGCAGTGGGTTTGGTATGTTGTTGAGGGCTTTTCTGAGGCGGTTGTAGACCATCTTGTAAAGCCCTGCTATTGTGCCTATGGCGAGCTTTTTAAGGTAATACTTTTTCACAAAGCCCTTGGCATCTTCCAACTTAAAAAGCTCCATGTTTATCAAATAGTCCATCCAAACTGC contains the following coding sequences:
- a CDS encoding BadF/BadG/BcrA/BcrD ATPase family protein, coding for MLLLGIDVGSTTCKYVLTDEKGNILDRAYERHNTKQAEKVLEFLLRLEGRYGLKPGRDRVYITGSGGGFIGELIGARFVQEVVAVATAVEKLHPDVRFVSEIGGEDMKTIFIKEQEGKRNRQVYMQNVCAGGTGTFIEKSARKLGISSDVLSQMDYEGYTLHRISSKCGIFAEADVNSLVKAGVPKEEIIASLFEAVVYQNLAQLTKGNTPLPKVLLLGGPNLFFKGLQQAWRLHLQRLWKERGIGDFSKEEMEKLVIVPENSLYYAALGCIFTALEEEGGLYAGTERLRWWVEEGQYEQKLREGKGGLVSLEEELLEFKKKYSYVVENKIQPKKAKEIIIGCDFGSTTAKAVCITPEKEIVFSCYSLSKGNPIEDAKDIFRQIKEYLGDRKVLALGLTGYGKDLLKDVLGADVAVVETVAHAVAGLHFFPDADCICDVGGVDVKIMILRQGSVVDFRLNSQCSSGNGAFLQGVAERFSIPLSEIADRAFSAKAMPSFTMGCGVFLQSDIVNQQRKGWKAEEILAGLCYVLPLNVWVYAGNINNLSQVGKKFILQGGTHRNLAVVKAQIDFIKSKVPDAEVYVHPYSGEAGAIGSALIALEHYQKHGKTSFRGFESIERLTYRSTTSKDTVCHWCPVNCQRSFIDVYIGEGEGRPWSKVPLTAGWVRLIVNNACPKGLVEDERELKAVKEKMERLKHEFPNIADFVKKEAFKVPRGQKVH